A genomic window from Lotus japonicus ecotype B-129 chromosome 1, LjGifu_v1.2 includes:
- the LOC130728471 gene encoding uncharacterized protein LOC130728471 isoform X1 encodes MHGQGNKDYYVGDEAQSRCGTLNIKYPMEKGIVTDWDAMERVLHHTLYEELHVAPEEHPVLLSDAPLKPKANREKMAQVMFETFNTPALCVSIGAYLALLASGRVTGIVLDSGHGVTCAVPIYENYVFKEAIHRGDVAGGDLTDFLKEALTERGYDNLTSSAADREIVREMKEKLAYVALDYEQEMEKAKNNPSSVEKHYELPDGQEIITVGSERFRCPEVLFQPSMIRRDPLAKTGIHEMINESIRKCDDEEVRKHLYGNIVLSGGSTLFPGIADRLTKEISALAPRGMKIKVIAPPERIYMVWIGGSVLASLSSCQQMWITKAEYDDCGPSIVHKDKDNLFGNK; translated from the exons ATGCATGGCCAAGGCAACAAAGATTATTATGTCGGTGATGAGGCACAGTCTAGGTGTGGAACTCTGAACATCAAGTATCCCATGGAAAAGGGAATCGTAACCGATTGGGATGCCATGGAAAGGGTTTTGCATCATACCTTGTATGAGGAGCTTCATGTTGCCCCAGAAGAGCATCCAGTTCTACTAAGTGATGCTCCTCTTAAACCCAAGGCTAATCGTGAGAAAATGGCCCAAGTCATGTTTGAAACTTTTAATACCCCAGCTTTGTGTGTATCAATTGGAGCTTATCTTGCACTACTTGCAAGTGGTCGTGTGACTG GAATTGTGTTGGACTCGGGTCACGGTGTCACCTGCGCTGTCCCTATCTACGAGAATTATGTCTTCAAAGAAGCCATCCATCGTGGCGACGTGGCGGGTGGTGACCTCACGGATTTCTTGAAGGAGGCTTTGACAGAGCGAGGGTATGATAATTTAACCTCCTCAGCTGCTGACCGTGAAATTGTAAGGGAGATGAAAGAAAAGCTGGCTTACGTTGCGCTTGACTATGAGCAAGAAATGGAGAAAGCTAAGAACAATCCTTCTTCTGTGGAGAAGCACTACGAGTTGCCTGATGGGCAGGAAATCATCACCGTTGGCAGCGAGCGTTTCAGATGTCCGGAAGTCCTATTCCAACCATCCATGATAAGGCGTGACCCTTTGGCAAAAACTGGAATTCATGAAATGATAAATGAATCCATAAGGAAATGTGATGATGAAGAGGTTAGGAAACATCTATATGGCAATATTGTCCTATCAGGAGGATCAACCTTGTTCCCAGGAATTGCTGATAGATTGACCAAAGAAATTTCTGCATTAGCCCCTAGGGGCATGAAGATCAAAGTGATAGCACCACCTGAGAGGATATACATGGTCTGGATTGGTGGTTCTGTATTGGCGTCACTCTCCTCCTGCCAACAG ATGTGGATTACAAAGGCAGAATATGATGATTGTGGGCCATCAATCGTGCATAAAGATAAAGATAATCTGTTTGGGAATAAGTAA
- the LOC130728473 gene encoding serine/threonine-protein kinase PBL34-like isoform X1, which yields MVFRNNAIQAGSLDVGKSKGRMKNDDAEEEIECCVQFSFIRSCIPSRSKVNSSIGSTSTHYVDKKPAAEENKKETSAPPGSSTTSNAESIPSTPKFSEELKVSSHLRKFKFNELKVATRNFRPESLLGEGGFGCVFKGWIEENGTAPVKPGTGLTVAVKTLNHDGLQGHKEWLAELNILGDLVHPNLVKLIGFCIEDDQRLLVYEFMPRGSLENHLFRKGSLPLPWLIRMKIALGAARGLYFLHEEAQRPIIYRDFKTSNILLDAEYNAKLSDFGLAKDGPEGEKTHISTRVMGTYGYAAPEYVMTGHLTTKSDVYSFGVVLLEMLTGRRSIDKNRPNGEHNLVEWARPVLGDRRTFFQIIDPRLEGHFSVKGAQKAGHLAAQCLSRDPKSRPKMSEVVQALKPLQNLKDMAISSSQFQFVRVDRTTSLPRSKNGMQTQLTSLSRKGQPVRILSSPNRPHGSPFHHFSKSPKPNG from the exons ATGGTGTTTAGGAATAATGCAATTCAAGCAGGGAGTTTGGATGTGGGAAAGTCAAAGGGAAGAATGAAGAATGATGATGCTGAGGAGGAGATTGAATGTTGTGTTCAATTTAGTTTCATTAGAAGTTGCATACCTTCAAGATCAAAGGTTAATAGCTCCATAGGTAGCACCAGTACTCACTATG tGGATAAGAAACCTGCAGCTGAGGAAAACAAAAAGGAAACAAGTGCTCCTCCAGGGTCCTCTACAACAAGTAATGCAGAAAGTATCCCTTCTACCCCAAAATTCAGCGAGGAGTTGAAGGTTTCGTCTCATTTgagaaaattcaaattcaatgaGCTTAAGGTGGCAACTAGGAATTTCAGACCAGAGAGTCTTCTTGGTGAGGGAGGTTTTGGTTGTGTCTTCAAGGGTTGGATTGAGGAGAACGGAACTGCACCTGTGAAACCAGGTACTGGGCTAACTGTTGCGGTCAAGACCCTCAACCATGATGGACTTCAGGGTCACAAAGAGTGGCTT GCCGAGTTAAACATTCTTGGTGACCTTGTTCATCCGAATCTGGTTAAATTGATTGGTTTCTGTATTGAAGATGACCAAAGATTATTGGTTTACGAGTTTATGCCCCGTGGAAGTTTGGAGAACCACCTCTTCAGAA AAGGGTCCTTGCCTCTTCCTTGGCTTATCAGAATGAAAATTGCACTTGGTGCGGCCAGAGGTCTTTATTTTCTCCATGAAGAAGCTCAGAGGCCTATAATCTATCGCGATTTCAAGACATCTAATATTCTGTTAGATGCG GAATACAATGCAAAGCTCTCTGATTTTGGACTCGCCAAAGATGGTCCTGAAGGGGAAAAGACTCACATATCAACACGAGTTATGGGAACATATGGTTATGCAGCTCCTGAGTATGTGATGACTG GACATTTGACTACAAAAAGTGATGTATATAGTTTTGGAGTAGTGCTACTTGAAATGCTCACTGGCCGGCGATCTATCGATAAGAATAGACCAAACGGCGAGCACAATCTCGTGGAGTGGGCAAGACCTGTACTTGGAGACCGGAGAACCTTCTTCCAGATAATTGATCCTCGCCTCGAAGGTCACTTCTCAGTGAAAGGGGCGCAGAAAGCTGGCCATCTAGCGGCTCAATGTCTCAGCCGTGATCCAAAATCGAGACCTAAGATGAGTGAAGTTGTGCAAGCTCTAAAGCCATTGCAAAACCTCAAGGACATGGCTATCTCATCTTCTCAGTTCCAATTTGTGCGAGTAGATCGAACCACGTCCTTGCCAAGGTCTAAAAATGGCATGCAAACACAGTTAACATCTTTATCAAGGAAGGGTCAACCTGTGAGGATCTTGTCGAGTCCAAACCGTCCACACGGTTCTCCATTTCATCATTTTAGCAAGTCACCAAAGCCTAATGGGTAA
- the LOC130728473 gene encoding serine/threonine-protein kinase PBL34-like isoform X3, which translates to MVFRNNAIQAGSLDVGKSKGRMKNDDAEEEIECCVQFSFIRSCIPSRSKVNSSIGSTSTHYAEENKKETSAPPGSSTTSNAESIPSTPKFSEELKVSSHLRKFKFNELKVATRNFRPESLLGEGGFGCVFKGWIEENGTAPVKPGTGLTVAVKTLNHDGLQGHKEWLAELNILGDLVHPNLVKLIGFCIEDDQRLLVYEFMPRGSLENHLFRKGSLPLPWLIRMKIALGAARGLYFLHEEAQRPIIYRDFKTSNILLDAEYNAKLSDFGLAKDGPEGEKTHISTRVMGTYGYAAPEYVMTGHLTTKSDVYSFGVVLLEMLTGRRSIDKNRPNGEHNLVEWARPVLGDRRTFFQIIDPRLEGHFSVKGAQKAGHLAAQCLSRDPKSRPKMSEVVQALKPLQNLKDMAISSSQFQFVRVDRTTSLPRSKNGMQTQLTSLSRKGQPVRILSSPNRPHGSPFHHFSKSPKPNG; encoded by the exons ATGGTGTTTAGGAATAATGCAATTCAAGCAGGGAGTTTGGATGTGGGAAAGTCAAAGGGAAGAATGAAGAATGATGATGCTGAGGAGGAGATTGAATGTTGTGTTCAATTTAGTTTCATTAGAAGTTGCATACCTTCAAGATCAAAGGTTAATAGCTCCATAGGTAGCACCAGTACTCACTATG CTGAGGAAAACAAAAAGGAAACAAGTGCTCCTCCAGGGTCCTCTACAACAAGTAATGCAGAAAGTATCCCTTCTACCCCAAAATTCAGCGAGGAGTTGAAGGTTTCGTCTCATTTgagaaaattcaaattcaatgaGCTTAAGGTGGCAACTAGGAATTTCAGACCAGAGAGTCTTCTTGGTGAGGGAGGTTTTGGTTGTGTCTTCAAGGGTTGGATTGAGGAGAACGGAACTGCACCTGTGAAACCAGGTACTGGGCTAACTGTTGCGGTCAAGACCCTCAACCATGATGGACTTCAGGGTCACAAAGAGTGGCTT GCCGAGTTAAACATTCTTGGTGACCTTGTTCATCCGAATCTGGTTAAATTGATTGGTTTCTGTATTGAAGATGACCAAAGATTATTGGTTTACGAGTTTATGCCCCGTGGAAGTTTGGAGAACCACCTCTTCAGAA AAGGGTCCTTGCCTCTTCCTTGGCTTATCAGAATGAAAATTGCACTTGGTGCGGCCAGAGGTCTTTATTTTCTCCATGAAGAAGCTCAGAGGCCTATAATCTATCGCGATTTCAAGACATCTAATATTCTGTTAGATGCG GAATACAATGCAAAGCTCTCTGATTTTGGACTCGCCAAAGATGGTCCTGAAGGGGAAAAGACTCACATATCAACACGAGTTATGGGAACATATGGTTATGCAGCTCCTGAGTATGTGATGACTG GACATTTGACTACAAAAAGTGATGTATATAGTTTTGGAGTAGTGCTACTTGAAATGCTCACTGGCCGGCGATCTATCGATAAGAATAGACCAAACGGCGAGCACAATCTCGTGGAGTGGGCAAGACCTGTACTTGGAGACCGGAGAACCTTCTTCCAGATAATTGATCCTCGCCTCGAAGGTCACTTCTCAGTGAAAGGGGCGCAGAAAGCTGGCCATCTAGCGGCTCAATGTCTCAGCCGTGATCCAAAATCGAGACCTAAGATGAGTGAAGTTGTGCAAGCTCTAAAGCCATTGCAAAACCTCAAGGACATGGCTATCTCATCTTCTCAGTTCCAATTTGTGCGAGTAGATCGAACCACGTCCTTGCCAAGGTCTAAAAATGGCATGCAAACACAGTTAACATCTTTATCAAGGAAGGGTCAACCTGTGAGGATCTTGTCGAGTCCAAACCGTCCACACGGTTCTCCATTTCATCATTTTAGCAAGTCACCAAAGCCTAATGGGTAA
- the LOC130728474 gene encoding outer plastidial membrane protein porin has translation MAKGPGLYTDIGKKARDLLFKDYHSDQKFTITTFSPTGVAITSSGTKKGELFVADVNTQLKNKNITTDIKVDTDSNLFTTIAVNDPAPGLKAIFSFKVPDQRSGKVELQYLHDYAGISSSIGLTANPIVNFSGVIGTNVLALGADLTFDTKIGELTKSNAGLSFTKDDLIAALTLNDKGDALNASYYHVVSPLTNTAVGAEVTHRFSTNENTLTLGTQHALDPLTTLKARVNNFGKASALIQHEWRPKSFFTISGEVDTKAIEKSAKVGLALALKP, from the exons ATGGCTAAGGGTCCTGGTCTCTACACTGACATCGGCAAGAAAGCCAGGG ATCTGCTGTTCAAGGATTACCACAGTGACCAGAAGTTCACCATCACCACCTTCTCACCCACTGGAGTT GCTATAACTTCATCAGGAACCAAGAAAGGTGAACTGTTTGTGGCTGATGTTAACACccagttgaagaacaaaaacaTCACAACTGATATCAAAGTTGATACAGATTCCAAT CTCTTCACAACTATCGCTGTCAATGACCCTGCTCCTGGTCTGAAGGCTATTTTTAGCTTCAAAGTTCCTGATCAAAGGTCTGGAAAG GTGGAGCTTCAATACTTGCATGACTATGCTGGTATAAGCAGCAGCATTGGGCTGACAGCAAACCCAATTGTTAACTTCTCTGGGGTTATAGGAACTAACGTTCTTGCTCTTGGTGCTGATCTCACTTTTGATACCAAGATTGGGGAATTAACAAAATCTAATGCTGGACTCAGCTTCACCAAAGATGACTTGATTGCAGCATTGACTCT GAATGACAAAGGTGATGCGCTGAATGCTTCATATTACCATGTTGTTAGCCCCTTGACCAACACTGCTGTTGGGGCTGAGGTGACCCACAGGTTCTCAACTAATGAGAACACCCTCACCCTTGGCACCCAGCATGCATTGGACCCATTGACCACATTGAAAGCTCGTGTCAACAACTTCGGCAAGGCAAGTGCTCTCATCCAGCACGAGTGGCGCCCTAAGTCATTCTTTACCATCTCTGGGGAGGTAGACACCAAGGCCATTGAAAAGAGTGCTAAGGTTGGATTGGCTTTGGCTCTCAAACCCTGA
- the LOC130728469 gene encoding thioredoxin H2: MGGVLSSLFGGGAGAASDPPESSRVHTFHSPARWQLHFNELKDSSALLVIDFSASWCGPCRFIEPAIHAMAEKFSDVVFNKIDVDELPDVAKEFEVQAMPTFVLVKRGKEVARVIGAKKDELEKKVEQLRA; this comes from the exons ATGGGCGGAGTCCTCTCTTCCTTATTCGGCGGTGGCGCCGGCGCCGCTTCTGATCCGCCGGAGTCTTCTCGGGTCCACACCTTCCACTCTCCGGCCCGCTGGCAGCTCCACTTCAATGAACTCAAAGACTCTTCTGCCCTC TTGGTGATAGATTTCTCTGCGTCGTGGTGCGGGCCGTGCCGGTTCATAGAGCCGGCGATTCACGCCATGGCTGAAAAGTTCTCCGACGTGGTTTTCAACAAAATCGATGTTGACGAATTACCT GATGTGGCGAAGGAGTTTGAGGTGCAGGCGATGCCGACGTTCGTGTTGGTGAAGAGAGGGAAGGAGGTTGCGAGGGTTATTGGTGCCAAGAAAGATGAGCTTGAGAAGAAGGTTGAGCAGCTCCGAGCTTAG
- the LOC130728471 gene encoding actin-97-like isoform X2, whose translation MLDGEAIQPLVLDIGSRNIRAAFAGDDAPRAVFPSILGARRSGVMHGQGNKDYYVGDEAQSRCGTLNIKYPMEKGIVTDWDAMERVLHHTLYEELHVAPEEHPVLLSDAPLKPKANREKMAQVMFETFNTPALCVSIGAYLALLASGRVTGIVLDSGHGVTCAVPIYENYVFKEAIHRGDVAGGDLTDFLKEALTERGYDNLTSSAADREIVREMKEKLAYVALDYEQEMEKAKNNPSSVEKHYELPDGQEIITVGSERFRCPEVLFQPSMIRRDPLAKTGIHEMINESIRKCDDEEVRKHLYGNIVLSGGSTLFPGIADRLTKEISALAPRGMKIKVIAPPERIYMVWIGGSVLASLSSCQQMWITKAEYDDCGPSIVHKDKDNLFGNK comes from the exons ATGTTAGACGGCGAGGCTATTCAACCTCTTGTTTTGGACATTGGATCACGGAATATTAGG GCTGCATTTGCCGGAGACGATGCTCCACGTGCTGTGTTTCCTAGCATTCTGGGCGCTCGTCGCAGTGGCGTGATGCATGGCCAAGGCAACAAAGATTATTATGTCGGTGATGAGGCACAGTCTAGGTGTGGAACTCTGAACATCAAGTATCCCATGGAAAAGGGAATCGTAACCGATTGGGATGCCATGGAAAGGGTTTTGCATCATACCTTGTATGAGGAGCTTCATGTTGCCCCAGAAGAGCATCCAGTTCTACTAAGTGATGCTCCTCTTAAACCCAAGGCTAATCGTGAGAAAATGGCCCAAGTCATGTTTGAAACTTTTAATACCCCAGCTTTGTGTGTATCAATTGGAGCTTATCTTGCACTACTTGCAAGTGGTCGTGTGACTG GAATTGTGTTGGACTCGGGTCACGGTGTCACCTGCGCTGTCCCTATCTACGAGAATTATGTCTTCAAAGAAGCCATCCATCGTGGCGACGTGGCGGGTGGTGACCTCACGGATTTCTTGAAGGAGGCTTTGACAGAGCGAGGGTATGATAATTTAACCTCCTCAGCTGCTGACCGTGAAATTGTAAGGGAGATGAAAGAAAAGCTGGCTTACGTTGCGCTTGACTATGAGCAAGAAATGGAGAAAGCTAAGAACAATCCTTCTTCTGTGGAGAAGCACTACGAGTTGCCTGATGGGCAGGAAATCATCACCGTTGGCAGCGAGCGTTTCAGATGTCCGGAAGTCCTATTCCAACCATCCATGATAAGGCGTGACCCTTTGGCAAAAACTGGAATTCATGAAATGATAAATGAATCCATAAGGAAATGTGATGATGAAGAGGTTAGGAAACATCTATATGGCAATATTGTCCTATCAGGAGGATCAACCTTGTTCCCAGGAATTGCTGATAGATTGACCAAAGAAATTTCTGCATTAGCCCCTAGGGGCATGAAGATCAAAGTGATAGCACCACCTGAGAGGATATACATGGTCTGGATTGGTGGTTCTGTATTGGCGTCACTCTCCTCCTGCCAACAG ATGTGGATTACAAAGGCAGAATATGATGATTGTGGGCCATCAATCGTGCATAAAGATAAAGATAATCTGTTTGGGAATAAGTAA
- the LOC130728473 gene encoding serine/threonine-protein kinase PBL34-like isoform X2: MVFRNNAIQAGSLDVGKSKGRMKNDDAEEEIECCVQFSFIRSCIPSRSKVNSSIGSTSTHYVDKKPAAEENKKETSAPPGSSTTSNAESIPSTPKFSEELKVSSHLRKFKFNELKVATRNFRPESLLGEGGFGCVFKGWIEENGTAPVKPGTGLTVAVKTLNHDGLQGHKEWLAELNILGDLVHPNLVKLIGFCIEDDQRLLVYEFMPRGSLENHLFRRSLPLPWLIRMKIALGAARGLYFLHEEAQRPIIYRDFKTSNILLDAEYNAKLSDFGLAKDGPEGEKTHISTRVMGTYGYAAPEYVMTGHLTTKSDVYSFGVVLLEMLTGRRSIDKNRPNGEHNLVEWARPVLGDRRTFFQIIDPRLEGHFSVKGAQKAGHLAAQCLSRDPKSRPKMSEVVQALKPLQNLKDMAISSSQFQFVRVDRTTSLPRSKNGMQTQLTSLSRKGQPVRILSSPNRPHGSPFHHFSKSPKPNG; this comes from the exons ATGGTGTTTAGGAATAATGCAATTCAAGCAGGGAGTTTGGATGTGGGAAAGTCAAAGGGAAGAATGAAGAATGATGATGCTGAGGAGGAGATTGAATGTTGTGTTCAATTTAGTTTCATTAGAAGTTGCATACCTTCAAGATCAAAGGTTAATAGCTCCATAGGTAGCACCAGTACTCACTATG tGGATAAGAAACCTGCAGCTGAGGAAAACAAAAAGGAAACAAGTGCTCCTCCAGGGTCCTCTACAACAAGTAATGCAGAAAGTATCCCTTCTACCCCAAAATTCAGCGAGGAGTTGAAGGTTTCGTCTCATTTgagaaaattcaaattcaatgaGCTTAAGGTGGCAACTAGGAATTTCAGACCAGAGAGTCTTCTTGGTGAGGGAGGTTTTGGTTGTGTCTTCAAGGGTTGGATTGAGGAGAACGGAACTGCACCTGTGAAACCAGGTACTGGGCTAACTGTTGCGGTCAAGACCCTCAACCATGATGGACTTCAGGGTCACAAAGAGTGGCTT GCCGAGTTAAACATTCTTGGTGACCTTGTTCATCCGAATCTGGTTAAATTGATTGGTTTCTGTATTGAAGATGACCAAAGATTATTGGTTTACGAGTTTATGCCCCGTGGAAGTTTGGAGAACCACCTCTTCAGAA GGTCCTTGCCTCTTCCTTGGCTTATCAGAATGAAAATTGCACTTGGTGCGGCCAGAGGTCTTTATTTTCTCCATGAAGAAGCTCAGAGGCCTATAATCTATCGCGATTTCAAGACATCTAATATTCTGTTAGATGCG GAATACAATGCAAAGCTCTCTGATTTTGGACTCGCCAAAGATGGTCCTGAAGGGGAAAAGACTCACATATCAACACGAGTTATGGGAACATATGGTTATGCAGCTCCTGAGTATGTGATGACTG GACATTTGACTACAAAAAGTGATGTATATAGTTTTGGAGTAGTGCTACTTGAAATGCTCACTGGCCGGCGATCTATCGATAAGAATAGACCAAACGGCGAGCACAATCTCGTGGAGTGGGCAAGACCTGTACTTGGAGACCGGAGAACCTTCTTCCAGATAATTGATCCTCGCCTCGAAGGTCACTTCTCAGTGAAAGGGGCGCAGAAAGCTGGCCATCTAGCGGCTCAATGTCTCAGCCGTGATCCAAAATCGAGACCTAAGATGAGTGAAGTTGTGCAAGCTCTAAAGCCATTGCAAAACCTCAAGGACATGGCTATCTCATCTTCTCAGTTCCAATTTGTGCGAGTAGATCGAACCACGTCCTTGCCAAGGTCTAAAAATGGCATGCAAACACAGTTAACATCTTTATCAAGGAAGGGTCAACCTGTGAGGATCTTGTCGAGTCCAAACCGTCCACACGGTTCTCCATTTCATCATTTTAGCAAGTCACCAAAGCCTAATGGGTAA